atcaaattaataattaattgaGAATAATTgcatatacttcagatatatatgaatataaatcaaaaataattacatgaagcatacaaacacaccatggtagaggaaaattaattaatggcctatttatccataaacaattaaaatacatatttgttgattataataaataatttcaaagacaacaactaccaacaattatattttacccaatatctttcatgcaaaccctagttcaatttcatcaaacataaatttacaaaaatgaaattaataaaaaaaactaaaccctAAATCTAGATCTACatttacatgcacatgaaacatctataaaactaactaattgttcactaaaatcaagaaacatggactaaataagggtatgatcttgttcccctacctaatttaccctaatacattcaaaacttaggtctaatttgTTCATAAGTAGTTCAAGCAAGAGataaaagcaaaactctaattactcactaaccaccattaaaacttaaaaaaaatgtggaataacattttcttaccttctacaatatctccaccaaagaatttgagatcaaaaccttctcCCATTAGTAGAGAagttttgggaggtgcccaaggcctccctaccttttttacgggttggagtgagtgatccGAGGAGAAAGAATAGAGTTGCAGCTATTTATACAGtggacatttgtaggggcggctgatgatacgagccgcccctataaatctattCATTTGTAGGGACAACTCGTATCACCAGCCTCCTCTACTGTTAGATTTGTAGAGGCAGCTAGAATCATGGGATCCGTGCTCATCTACTGTAGAGCGATTGGTAGTGGAGCCGCCAAAAATAAAAAAACCGGTTGCTAAAAATGCCGTCCAAACAAACTCCAAATCTCTTCGCGTGGCCGACTCGAGCGCGCGTGCTGAGGCGTCCCTGCGCCTGCGCGTTGCGATTTGCAagttgcctgcctgcctgcctgcctcctcTCCTCGCTCGCAGCTTTCGCATTATAAATTCAGCTGCCGGCATCGGCAGCCAGCACCACCAGCAGTCCACCACCCTCTCCCAAAGGCCATCCATCACCAGCCAACCAGCACTCACTCACACTACTAGCTCCATCCAACTCGTACACagcctctctctctcattctctcTCCATCCTCTTGCCTTTGATCGACAGCTAGCGCAGCAGCAGTAGCATTTTGCAGTTCATCAACCGGGCACGGCGGCAGAGATGAGGCGCTGCGGCAGCACCTCCTCGCCGCTTGCGGCTGctgccctgctcctcctcctcctccttgtcgcCGGCTGCTTCCACTGCGCCGCCGCGGCTCGCCTCCTGCCGCCTTCTTCTGTCCCAATCCCAGCTCTGGTTCACCAAGGTACGATACGACTTCACTCAGCTCCTACGTAGCTGAACCTCTTTGCTGATATAGATCCTTCCTACTAGCGTCAGTTACCTTAGCTGCTCAATCTATATATCGTCACTGAACTGAACTTCTCGTCTGCAGCAGAGAATGGAGTCAAGGCTGCTGGTGCTGCAGACGGCGGCCTGGTGCTGCAGGAAGGTGGCGTGGGCAATGGCGACGAGCTCTCCATCCCCGAGGTGAGGAGAAAAGCTAATGAATTCAGAACTTTTCGTTTGAGCCGTGCACAAGCTCATGCTCATCttcttccatgcatgtgtccTGCTTCTGCTTCTGCAGATGATGGGAGCAGattcggaggaggaggaggaggctggaGTGGCGTGCGAGGAGGGCAACGACGAGTGCATGCAGAGGCGGCTGCTCCACGACGCGCACCTCGACTACATCTACACGCAGCACAAGGGCAAGCCATGAGGAGGAGGATGCAGATGGGGGAGCTGCAGCTCCAGATCCTCATCTTGGTTGGTGTTGGGACAAAGTACATGCTGCAAATTAAGTTGACACACGGGAATCTCATCTCATCTACTAGTACATGCATCGATAATCCACCTTCTGCGTGCATGCTATAAATCTAGCTTGTAATTTCTGTCACTGTGCTTAGCATCATCCGTGATCCATATCATCTAGGACTAGCATATGCGTGTGTCAGTCAGTCACCTCGTCTGTACATCTCCTTGTCTGTCTGATACATACATGTATGGTATTGGTAACCACCAGTTTCTTCAAGTTTTCTGCTTggtatcctctctctctctttctcaatGTAAGATTGGGAAGGTGCATGCGTCGTGAGGCTGCACTGCacttgttcatatatatatatgtgccatATGCCATAAGAGAGTGTTTCCCTATACCTAATGCATGTTTGCCTTGCTCTACTAATACCTTGGTTTGGTTGGCGTCTGTGATCGATATCAAGTTGCCTACAAACTTGTATGGCCGTGATTTTCCTGTTCTTAGTTAAAAGCTACTTAccctagtatatataaataataataatgtaACTAAAACACAGTTGCAACTGGTGTAGTATGGCTGAACGAATATAATGTCTGTCTCGCTGTCTGACTTTGGGTTTGTGACCGGCCGGACCTCTGTCTGATTCCCTGATGATTTCCCCTAATCTCCTTAGTCCAAGAGAACAACACACATTTGTTTATTTGGTCCAAGAAAAAACAAATGTTTTGGTCGATCTATGAGCAGCTACAGCAGTAAATTAGTATGGGCTTCcatctgctctgctctgctccccgagattccacatgatggTCGGAGCGCGCTGGCCGGCCTGGCCTGGCTCATAAAAAGTCAAACGCCATGCATGGCACCGTGCAGCTACAGCTCATCATTTTCATATGTCTGAGTCTGAGGCTCTGTCTCAGCTGCTCCGGCAAAGAGAGACATGCATGCAAAGATTCGATGCTCCGATCCTCCTCAGATTAGATCAGTCCCCACATGCGCGAGCCATGGCAATGATTCACAATTTCACACACTGAAACTGACACAAGCACTAGCTAGCTAGTGCTAGTATATGTATGTTGCATCGCGTATGTATATACTTCTTCAGATGAATGAATAGTGCATAAGACAATCTGCCGTCTGCATAACGCAGGGAAAACAACAAACCAGCAAGTAGCATTCGTTTCTGAATTATTATGTTATGAATGGAAGGAACTCGAGCCAGGAAGGACAGGGATTGATGAAAAGCCAACAGTTTGCATGCATATAGTAGCATACAAAATTACTCTACCAAGCTTCTCTCCTTTACACAAAGATGCTGTGGTATCCGTGAAAGCCCTCTCGAGCTTTGAGCAGTCAAAACTCAAAAATGATACATTAGAGATAGGAAGGCACAACCCCGTCTAGGCTGCCTCCCTTATATCGACGTATGTTCCAtttagttggtgcgttagatagGAATTTCACGACTCAGATGAAGCGCGTCACAACCAGCCTTTCTCCATGCATTCGGCAGTAGATAGATGAAGCAAGTGGACGCATTGAATGAAGTAGATGAAAAATTGAATGACTATATATGCAAGGACAATATAACTGTAGGTGTACTTTGTATGCAAAAAGTTACTACGGTAAGGGGATTTACATCACTGTGCTTTCACGCGTCCTTTACATAAAAAGTAACTATGACAGAAGGAATTTACATCATATGTGCCTTCTCCTTTTACATTAATAAATTTACTATCAATAAATACTAGGCAGTAAATTTTCATACATGCACGAGTGTCTCCCTAAGCTATCCAGAAATCCACTCAGTAAATTTGAAAGCACTAGACATCTTCACCTACGCAAGATGGGTCAAAAGCAgatggacacatttaatgcctcccctccatgctaccatcagataaaaataagtcgggcaggtggacacatttaatgcctctcctccttaccatcagataaaaataaTTCACCGACCATGCTGGAAtatttgtacttacacatgcatccatgtaTCTAAGAGACGACTTGGGTTGCGTGCACGTTGCTCCTGAGGtggtcggtggttggggttggCAGTGCTTCCTTGCTTCCCTCTCACATACCTTCGTCCTCTATGTACAGTCACCGTCCACGTATCATGGCTTCTAGAACCACCAAGGCACACTAGCCTGGCCAACCCACATCAGCCTTATCCCTCTCCCATCGTATACATACACAGGGACCAAAAAAATCCCCATCCCCATCGACCCGCACCTTCCTCGCACAGTCTTCTAAATCCTCTTCTGCCTCGCTCCTTCCGCCGCGCTGCCGCTCcgtcgctcctcctcctcccacagCGCCGTCCTTCCCCATTGCCTGTGCCCGCGCTACGCTTGCTCCAGCTCCGCTGCTCCGCCCTTGCTGCGCCTGTGGACGACCCGCACGCTCGGGAGGCCCAACCGTGTCTTCGTCTTCCTCACCAACACCCGCGTCCATCCTGCCGGTCGCGGTGGTGGGCGCACCCGGCCACGGTGCTACGCGAGTGGGCCCCGCCGGCCGCCCGTGCTGGTGCCCCCGGCACGTCCTCCGCCCCAACTTCCACAACGTTAAGGGAGCGCAGCGGGACCACCGATTGGTGAACACGACCTCGAATGTGTCCGAGTCGTTGGTGCGACCACGAATGGTGAG
The sequence above is drawn from the Miscanthus floridulus cultivar M001 chromosome 15, ASM1932011v1, whole genome shotgun sequence genome and encodes:
- the LOC136509289 gene encoding phytosulfokines 5-like isoform X2; its protein translation is MRRCGSTSSPLAAAALLLLLLLVAGCFHCAAAARLLPPSSVPIPALVHQENGVKAAGAADGGLVLQEGGVGNGDELSIPEMMGADSEEEEEAGVACEEGNDECMQRRLLHDAHLDYIYTQHKGKP
- the LOC136509289 gene encoding phytosulfokines 5-like isoform X1, which codes for MRRCGSTSSPLAAAALLLLLLLVAGCFHCAAAARLLPPSSVPIPALVHQAENGVKAAGAADGGLVLQEGGVGNGDELSIPEMMGADSEEEEEAGVACEEGNDECMQRRLLHDAHLDYIYTQHKGKP